A portion of the Deltaproteobacteria bacterium genome contains these proteins:
- a CDS encoding acyl-CoA dehydrogenase family protein, with translation MAISFEPNPATVSGKDEMHEIALRHMRPISRKYDDQEHEMPWEYVRPMWDRATGKAGKTEAGPGDGMVTVCVQTEELCWGDAGLYLRTPSPLLGGSAVAAAGTPAQRERFLAPFRTGEPKWGAMAITEPQAGSDAAAIQTTAVFDEKSNEWVLNGTKIFCTAGDGALEYEGGIVVVWATVDKSAGRAGIKSFVVTAGTPGVKVVGCEKKLGIRASDTATLVLEDCRVPADNLLGKAEVKKKGPGEGDKGFKGAMATFDASRPIVAAMAVGVGRAALDFVKEELERQGVAIRYDAPPREQTAIERDVIEMEAELQAARLLTWRAAKMLDRGQRNNLEASMAKAKAGLVVTKITQKAVELLGPQGYSKKLLVEKWMRDAKINDIYEGTQQINQLIIARRILDYSSSVLR, from the coding sequence CCGAACCCCGCAACCGTCTCGGGCAAGGACGAGATGCACGAGATCGCGCTCCGGCACATGCGGCCGATCTCGCGCAAGTACGACGACCAGGAGCACGAGATGCCCTGGGAGTACGTGCGCCCGATGTGGGACCGCGCCACCGGCAAGGCCGGCAAGACCGAGGCCGGCCCCGGCGACGGCATGGTCACCGTGTGCGTGCAGACCGAGGAGCTGTGCTGGGGCGACGCGGGCCTGTACCTGCGCACGCCGAGCCCGCTGCTCGGCGGCTCCGCGGTGGCGGCCGCCGGCACGCCGGCCCAGCGCGAGCGCTTCCTCGCGCCCTTCCGCACCGGCGAGCCCAAGTGGGGCGCGATGGCGATCACCGAGCCGCAGGCCGGCTCCGACGCCGCCGCGATCCAGACCACCGCCGTCTTCGACGAGAAGAGCAACGAATGGGTGCTCAACGGCACCAAGATCTTCTGCACCGCCGGCGACGGCGCGCTCGAGTACGAGGGCGGCATCGTGGTCGTGTGGGCCACGGTCGACAAGTCGGCGGGGCGCGCCGGGATCAAGTCCTTCGTGGTGACGGCGGGGACGCCGGGCGTGAAGGTCGTCGGCTGCGAGAAGAAGCTCGGGATCCGCGCCTCCGACACCGCCACGCTGGTGCTCGAGGACTGCCGGGTGCCGGCCGACAACCTGCTCGGCAAGGCGGAGGTGAAGAAGAAGGGCCCCGGCGAGGGCGACAAGGGCTTCAAGGGCGCGATGGCGACCTTCGACGCGAGCCGGCCGATCGTCGCCGCGATGGCGGTGGGGGTGGGGCGTGCGGCGCTCGACTTCGTGAAGGAGGAGCTCGAGCGCCAGGGCGTCGCGATCCGCTACGACGCGCCGCCGCGCGAGCAGACCGCCATCGAGCGCGACGTGATCGAGATGGAGGCGGAGCTCCAGGCGGCGCGCCTGCTCACCTGGCGCGCGGCCAAGATGCTCGACCGCGGCCAGCGCAACAACCTCGAGGCCTCGATGGCGAAGGCCAAGGCGGGGCTAGTGGTCACGAAGATCACCCAGAAGGCCGTCGAGCTGCTCGGCCCGCAGGGCTACTCGAAGAAGCTCCTGGTCGAGAAGTGGATGCGCGACGCCAAGATCAACGACATCTACGAGGGCACCCAGCAGATCAACCAGCTCATCATCGCCCGCCGCATCCTCGACTACTCGTCGAGCGTCCTCCGCTAG